Proteins encoded together in one Lathyrus oleraceus cultivar Zhongwan6 chromosome 5, CAAS_Psat_ZW6_1.0, whole genome shotgun sequence window:
- the LOC127086961 gene encoding uncharacterized protein LOC127086961 — protein MVLQCGRMKIPSPTRKQSVGDRHMISPTRHNMSRSARRRKNTGHWWLSSISWRMKKDADSYGLTPQTHLSSNSPYYKGLTDQSLAITPTSHEENYEHDSTVSPSLRPLLLSSSPISSPYYKGLTDYSLVVDTSWTATPHPIPHHSSSLSCYHDSSPYYRGLIALPVPASPSSLYSLNINFNTSTTTSTQPSTHDFVVFLSPEDQSLMVTEPEATLNEAMVLIHPGIQGKPLRVNDQSSSQATLEEMDDDDDDDDDDDDDDDDDDDDDDDDDDDDDNIEGEKPLRVNNESETILEKTILEDAVLLVEEHTRKPLREGVTSDSEKVLLHQENDDKTDLGLEEMELVIEQEKPYRESDESQARNEKTDSKEELGDFWLGGQKTVSEQTVALELPCEHMLKHTAEEGNLYEYLWATKYQPKKLGDFICNKARALELKALVKGGCGCNHFIFEGPPNVGKRSMIRAMLREVFGADGVQVTEEYKDFSLKGEMVENLQLRVQKSLHHVEVNLSEAKGYEKHVIVELFKETYGKVINSSLPCSPENCQAIILYEAEKLSLESVLYIKWMVEKYKGCNKLFFCCSDESRLQPIQSHCTTVRLSSPSTQQIVKILEYIVQEEGIKLSRESIKKIILRSKNNLRQAIRSLEATYRHKNALNDDDLILTGWEYDILNIAKNIISEQSPRQLYAIRRKLQSLMIHDVPPDFIYKSLVAHLTSLVDDSLCSEFAKLDKEYTKGSEMKHYTENKQGGSDEKSSEVTKKNAMNYLKVEEFIAKFMSWYKNLSKSNDHMQLIAGV, from the exons ATGGTGCTGCAATGTGGCCG GATGAAAATACCTAGCCCTACACGGAAGCAATCTGTTGGGGATCGTCACATGATCTCACCCACACGCCACAATATGTCCCGATCAGCTCGGAGGAGGAAAAACACCGGTCATTGGTGGTTGTCATCGATATCATGGAGGATGAAGAAGGATGCTGACTCATATGGCTTGACTCCTCAAACTCACCTCTCTTCCAATAGTCCCTACTACAAGGGTCTCACGGATCAATCTCTTGCTATCACTCCCACCTCTCATGAAGAAAACTACGAACACGACAGCACTGTCTCGCCATCGCTCCGGCCTCTCCTCCTTTCATCATCCCCCATCAGTAGTCCTTACTACAAAGGTCTTACGGATTATTCTCTTGTCGTCGATACTTCTTGGACTGCTACTCCTCATCCAATTCCTCATCACAGTTCATCTCTTTCTTGTTACCATGACTCTAGTCCATACTATAGGGGTCTTATTGCTCTTCCTGTTCCTGCCTCCCCCTCCTCTCTCTACTCCCTCAACATCAATTTCAACACCTCCACTACCACGTCCACTCAACCATCAACTCATGATTTTGTTGTCTTTTTAAGCCCAGAAGATCAATCACTCATGGTGACAGAGCCGGAAGCAACTTTAAACGAGGCAATGGTGTTGATCCATCCCGGTATCCAGGGGAAGCCTTTGAGGGTTAATGATCAGTCGTCATCACAAGCAACTCTGGAGGAGatggatgatgatgatgatgatgatgatgatgatgatgatgatgatgatgatgatgatgatgatgatgatgatgatgatgatgatgatgataatattGAAGGTGAGAAGCCTTTGAGGGTTAATAATGAATCGGAAACAATTCTAGAGAAAACAATTTTGGAAGATGCTGTGTTGTTGGTTGAAGAGCATACTAGGAAGCCTTTGAGGGAGGGAGTAACATCAGATTCCGAGAAAGTATTGTTACATCAAGAAAATGATGACAAAACAGATCTAGGTTTGGAGGAGATGGAATTGGTGATTGAACAAGAGAAGCCATATAGAGAGAGTGACGAATCGCAAGCTAGGAATGAGAAAACAGATTCGAAAGAGGAACTTGGAGACTTTTGGTTGGGTGGTCAAAAGACTGTTTCTGAACAAACAGTGGCACTGGAACTACCTTGTGAGCACATGTTGAAGCACACAGCTGAGGAAGGAAATCTGTATGAGTATCTGTGGGCAACCAAATACCAGCCTAAGAAATTGGGAGACTTCATCTGCAACAAAGCTAGAGCACTTGAGTTGAAAGCATTG GTAAAAGGGGGATGTGGCTGTAATCATTTTATATTCGAAGGACCCCCGAATGTAGGAAAGAGATCCATGATACGAGCTATGCTTCGAGAGGTATTTGGTGCTGACGGAGTGCAG GTCACAGAAGAATATAAAGACTTCAGCTTGAAG GGAGAAATGGTCGAAAATCTCCAACTGCGCGTGCAGAAATCACTCCATCATGTTGAGGTAAATCTCTCAGAAGCAAAGGGATATGAAAAACATGTGATTGTTGAGCTATTCAAGGAAACATATGGTAAGGTGATAAATAGCTCATTGCCTTGTAGCCCCGAAAACTGTCAAG caatCATTTTGTACGAGGCGGAGAAGCTATCGTTAGAATCGGTGTTGTATATAAAGTGGATGGTAGAAAAGTATAAAGGGTGTAATAAGCTGTTCTTTTGTTGCTCCGATGAATCAAGGCTACAACCAATCCAATCACATTGCACCACTGTCCGTCTCTCATCACCATCAACTCAACAG ATTGTCAAGATTTTGGAATATATTGTACAAGAAGAAGGAATAAAGTTATCACGCGAGTCAATCAAGAAGATAATTTTGAGGTCCAAAAACAATCTCCGTCAAGCCATTCGTTCATTGGAGGCCACTTACCGACACAA GAATGCCCTTAACGACGATGATTTAATTTTAACCGGATGGGAGTACGATATTTTGAATATTGCTAAAAACATAATCAGCGAGCAGAGTCCAAGACA GTTGTACGCCATTCGAAGAAAGCTTCAAAGTCTTATGATTCACGATGTTCCTCCTGACTTTATTTACAAG TCTTTGGTTGCACACTTAACAAGTCTAGTTGACGATTCACTGTGCTCAGAGTTTGCCAAACTCGACAAGGAGTACACC AAAGGTAGTGAAATGAAGCATTATACTGAAAACAAACAAGGAGGATCTGATGAAAAGAGCAGTGAAGTAACAAAAAAGAATGCAATGAACTACTTAAAAGTTGAAG AATTCATAGCAAAGTTCATGAGCTGGTACAAGAATTTGTCTAAGAGTAATGATCATATGCAACTTATTGCTGGAGTTTAA
- the LOC127086448 gene encoding histone chaperone ASF1B, whose amino-acid sequence MSAVNITNVTVLDNPASFLAPFQFEISYECLAALKDDLEWKLIYVGSAEDETYDQLLESVLVGPVNVGNYRFVLQADPPDPTKIREEDIIGVTVLLLTCSYLGQEFIRVGYYVNNDYDDEQLREEPPTKVLTDRVQRNILSDKPRVTKFPINFHPENTEIEEQPVPSEQQPETVEDSPAIGEREPLNEGDKKEDS is encoded by the exons ATGAGCGCCGTCAACATCACCAACGTCACCGTCCTCGATAATCCTGCTTCCTTTCTCGCTCCTTTTCAGTTCGAGATTTCCTACGAGTGTTTAGCCGCTCTCAAAGATG ATTTGGAATGGAAGCTCATTTACGTTGGATCTGCTGAGGATGAGACTTATGACCAGTTATTAGAGAGTGTTCTTGTTGGTCCTGTCAATGTTGGAAACTATCGATTTGTTTTACAG GCGGATCCACCGGACCCGACGAAGATTCGTGAAGAAGATATAATTGGTGTTACTGTGCTTCTACTGACCTGCTCTTATTTGGGTCAAGAGTTTATTCGTGTTGGTTATTATGTTAACAATGACTATGATGATGAGCAGCTGAGGGAGGAACCTCCGACGAAGGTTTTGACAGATAGGGTTCAGAGGAACATTTTATCTGATAAACCTAGGGTTACGAAGTTCCCGATCAATTTCCATCCTGAGAACACTGAAATCGAAGAGCAACCTGTTCCATCGGAGCAACAACCTGAAACTGTTGAAGATTCACCGGCTATAGGTGAAcgcgagcccctaaatgagggGGACAAAAAAGAGGATTCTTAG